The following proteins are co-located in the Osmia lignaria lignaria isolate PbOS001 chromosome 12, iyOsmLign1, whole genome shotgun sequence genome:
- the mRF1 gene encoding mitochondrial translation release factor 1, whose amino-acid sequence MLFLIKGCTFTACRYYGNIINKAKSIPLSPLLLNLNVKPSVYKLFSTERNLCIDNESIKRYLNLLMDAYQNDGKKEHESISEILKLRMVPILLDKKIKIVENIKTLTDLVSKDEDMKKLAKEEELMYQQELTQIDQELLDVILQTVAAENYENVIMEIVAGVGGQEAMLFAMDLFNMYIHYLNYLEFKYEVMELSHSDIHGLRKAVILISDSKAYEKLKYEGGVHRVQRIPSTEKGSRMHTSTAVVTIFPEPKDVDIELPEKDLKIESKKASGAGGQHVNTTNSAIRITHIPTGTSVTCQTNRSQIENKKIALLKLKIELYQEQLDKQVSFISDLRKKQIGTRMRNEKIRTYNFSQDRVTDHRISNGTMHNLKGFLKDGASLVELQDRLYKDIQQQTLLEIIKKTESQLK is encoded by the exons ATGTTGTTTCTTATAAAAGGGTGCACATTTACTGCTTGTCGATATTATgggaatataataaataaagccAAATCAATTCCATTATCCCCACTGCTTCTTAACCTCAATGTGAAACCATCTGTTTATAAGCTATTTAGTACAGAAAGAAATTTATGTATTGACAATGAAAGTATTAAAAGATATTTGAATCTTCTTATGGATGCATATCAGAATGATGGTAAAAAAGAACATGAAAGCATTTCTGAGATTCTTAAGTTACGAATGGTTCCAATATTACTGGACAAAAAGATTAAGATAGTTGAAAATATCAAGACTTTAACTGATCTTG TTAGCAAAGATGAGGATATGAAGAAACTTGCAAAAGAAGAGGAATTAATGTATCAACAAGAGTTGACACAGATTGATCAAGAATTATTAGATGTAATTTTACAAACTGTAGCTGCAGAAAATTATGAGAATGTTATTATGGAAATAGTGGCAGGTGTAGGAGGCCAGGAAGCTATGTTATTTGCAATGGACTTGtttaatatgtacatacattatttaaattatttagaatttaaGTACGAGGTAATGGAATTATCACATAGTGATATACATGGTTTGAGGAAAgctgtaatattaatatcagaCAGTAAggcttatgaaaaattaaaatatgaaggTGGAGTGCACAGAGTGCAAAGGATTCCATCTACAGAAAAAGGTAGTCGAATGCACACCAGTACAGCTGTTGTGACAATTTTTCCAGAGCCAAAAGATGTAGATATTGAATTACCAGAAAAGGATttgaaaatagaatcaaagaaaGCATCTGGAGCAGGAGGGCAACATGTGAACACTACAAATTCTGCTATTAGAATAACTCATATACCAACTGGGACAAGTGTAACTTGTCAAACAAATAGATCacaaattgaaaacaaaaagaTAGCATTGCTGAAGCTAAAAATTGAGTTGTATCAAGAGCAACTAGACAAGCAAGTATCTTTCATTAGTGATCTACGTAAAAAGCAAATTggaacaagaatgagaaatgaAAAGATTAGGACGTATAATTTCAGTCAAGATCGCGTAACTGATCATAGAATATCAAATGGTACTATGCATAATTTAAAAGGCTTTCTGAAAGATGGAGCATCTCTGGTAGAACTACAGGATAGACTGTACAAGGATATACAGCAGCAGACCTTGTTggaaattataaagaaaacagAGAGTCAATTGAAGTAA